One window of Athalia rosae chromosome 4, iyAthRosa1.1, whole genome shotgun sequence genomic DNA carries:
- the LOC105689533 gene encoding neurotrophin 1 has translation MRIPRKICFLVLALLAIIEITRAEEENLDDVGYDDSEEGIDEKLSTSLNVDDGYFQKKETALRNAVSAAVRIPEKQVQISQVLPIIRSMSPPQKRAMAVLVSTRMSHNDSTLPFDQVEMLFGADSNKNITKDLMLPISMDIAKIITDDIPEELPEAQELRYVPHGKRRRPLYQSPPRRQSTMIRRNVHPEGLRSPFSRPGRRPTEIKRSPTEQECKFFSSTVCLEAADYPHEAIMRSIRSNKEMISALLADYKSQSSSELHDDGLPLALPLELNKYENRFESNEIKRSDTNSPYADNVEEGFTCPSQIRYARPQLARAASGAWKYIINTGEHTQTLRLEKCTKPQSSCSFVSDNYKSSCTQVFNYHRLLTWDSTLGLHMDIFKVPTCCSCHVHGYSDIYPPHRKNPPAKLKETFPGADFITEDQPDNYRDFNGKPSNFITKQSPSANFDPGFLSDSSGPPSYVDDVEDGSTKYNYFDKKPFSESVPSRPTHQPPSRLRPKKQPSGISRPFDNLPTQHAPNTRAPGYTGPKIRTRPHRPFRRESNAQLDFSNSAETDSANSRYSQQFDQDVDATTRVQSVTFDEEYQEPPRRVNYNYHPIIDFFKPEASMLQSIQPQMATQPAPVQSSNSWKPMIST, from the exons ATGAGGATACCGAGGAAAATATGTTTCCTGGTG TTAGCTCTCCTGGCCATCATCGAGATCACCAGagccgaagaagaaaatctgGATGACGTCGGTTACGATGACAGCGAAGAAGGAATCGATGAAAAGCTATCCACATCGTTAAACGTCGATGACGGTTACTTCCAGAAGAAAGAAACCGCCCTTCGGAACGCTGTTTCCGCT gCCGTAAGAATACCGGAGAAGCAAGTCCAGATCAGCCAAGTCCTACCCATAATTCGGAGCATGTCGCCTCCGCAAAAACGAGCGATGGCCGTTCTGGTGTCCACCAGAATGTCCCACAACGACTCAACTTTACCTTTCGATCAAGTCGAGATGCTCTTCGGCGCTGACAGTAATAAAAACATCACGAAGGACCTAATGCTGCCGATCAGTATGGACATCGCTAAGATCATCACCGACGACATTCCCGAGGAATTGCCAGAG GCCCAAGAATTGAGGTATGTACCGCATGGAAAAAGACGTCGTCCTCTGTACCAGTCGCCGCCGCGACGCCAGTCCACGATGATCCGACGAAACGTGCATCCCG AAGGGTTGCGATCCCCTTTTTCCAGACCCGGAAGACGACCCACGGAAATCAAAAGGAGCCCGACCGAACAAgagtgcaaatttttttcgtccacaGTTTGTCTCGAAGCCGCGGACTATCCACA CGAAGCTATTATGAGGAGCATTAGAAGTAACAAAGAAATGATCTCAGCGCTGTTGGCTGACTATAAATCTCAAAGCTCTTCCGAACTTCACGACGATGGACTTCCGCTCGCATTGCCTCTGGAGCTGAATAAATACGAGAACAGATTCGAAAGCAACGAGATCAAAAG aTCGGACACCAATTCGCCTTACGCGGATAACGTTGAAGAGGGCTTCACGTGTCCATCGCAGATAAGATACGCACGTCCACAGCTCGCAAGAGCAGCCTCTGGCGCATGGAAGTACATAATCAACACCGGGGAACACACGCAGACCCTGAGGCTCGAGAAATGCAC GAAACCGCAGAGCAGCTGTTCCTTCGTATCGGATAATTACAAGTCGTCTTGTACCCAAGTGTTCAACTACCACCGTCTTTTGACTTGGGACTCAACGCTGGGACTTCACATGGATATTTTCAAGGTTCCCACCTGCTGCAGCTGTCACGTGCACGGATACTCGGATATTTATCCTCCGCACCGTAAAAATCCACCCGCAAAATTGAAGGAGACGTTTCCCGGTGCGGATTTCATAACGGAGGACCAACCCGACAATTATCGCGACTTTAACGGAAAACCGTCGAATTTTATCACCAAACAAAGTCCGAGCGCTAATTTTGATCCCGGTTTTTtgagcgactcttccggaccgCCTTCTTACGTAGACGACGTAGAGGACGGTAGCACCAAGTACAATTACTTTGACAAAAAACCATTTTCCGAATCCGTTCCCAGTCGACCGACTCATCAGCCCCCCTCGAGACTGAGGCCCAAAAAACAACCTTCGGGAATATCGAGACCGTTCGATAATCTGCCCACGCAACACGCACCCAACACCAGAGCTCCCGGGTATACCGGACCAAAAATTCGGACGAGGCCGCACAGACCCTTCCGAAGGGAGTCCAATGCCCAACTGGACTTTTCCAACAGTGCGGAAACCGACAGTGCCAATAGCCG aTACAGCCAACAATTCGATCAAGACGTGGATGCCACGACTCGAGTTCAGAGCGTAACTTTCGACGAGGAATATCAAGAGCCACCACGAAGAGTGAATTACAATTATCATCCGAtaatagattttttcaaacccgAAGCATCGATGCTCCAGTCAATCCAGCCACAGATGGCCACACAGCCGGCTCCGGTGCAAAGCTCAAACTCATGGAAGCCCATGATTTCGACGTAA